ggaagggaggagagagagagggaagggaggagagagagagggaagcggaggagagagagtggggagagagagggaagggaggagagagagggggagagagagggaagggaggagagagaggcaggagagagagggaagggaggagagagggggagagagaggtccagcgagagggaaggaggagagaggcaggagagagagggaagggaggaaagagggggagagagaaggaagggaggagagagacaggggaggggaggagagagagggggaatagagaaggaagggaggagcgagagaggggagcataggagagagagagagagagagagagaagggtggagagagagagagagagagagagggaggggagaggaggagagagggggagagagagggatgggaggagagagagaggggaggagagagaggggaggggtgcagagagagggggagcagaggagagagagggggagagagaaggaagggaggattgagaggggaggggagcagagagaggggggagcggagaagagagagaggggagagagagggaaggaaggagagagagaggggaggagaaaggggggagagagagagggggagtgagagggaggggaggggaggggagagacggaaggagagggggagggagagggaagggttcaAGTCTGTATTAAACTTTACACCTGCTGGCCCCTGGTAGAAAGGACCTAGGTTTAATCCCAAATGGGACtgtgttccctatttagtgcactactttagacaagggtcCATCAGGCTctcatctaaagtagtgcactacccctatgggccctggtctaaagtagtgcactacctctatgggccctggtctaaagtagtgcactacccctatgggccctggtctaaagtggtggactaggcctatgggccctggtctaaagtaggttTAATCCCAAATGGGACtgtgttccctatttagtgcactactttagacaagggtcCATCAGGCTctcatctaaagtagtgcactacccctaacATCCCCTATGGGATGTTTTAGGCGTGGCCCCTGCTGGGGGAGGCGTGGCCTTAGATAGAGCCTTCCATCATGAGTTTCAGTGTTGATTGGGTCTGATGAAGGTAACCGTGGTAACCAGACCCAACAAACACTATACTGCCAGCTTTTCTTTGGCTGTccacagcctcagatacacacactcaggactacagcctcagatacacacactcaggactacagcctcagatacacactcaggactacagcctcagatatacacactcaggactacagcctcagatacacacactcaggactacagcctcagatacacacactcaggactacagcctcagatacacactcaggactacagcctcagatacacacactcaggactacagcctcagatacacactcaggactacagcctcagatacacacactcaggaaaacagcctcagatacacacactcaggactacagcctcagatacacactcaggactacagcctcagatacacacactcaggactacagcctcagatacacacactcaggactacagcctcagatacacacactcaggactacagcctcagatatacactcaggactacagcctcagatacacacactcaggactacagcctcagatatacactcaggactacagcctcggatacacacactcaggactacagcctcagatacacactcaggactacagcctcagatacacacactaaggactacagcctcagatacacactcaggactacagcctcagatacacacactcaggactacagcctcagatacacacactcaggactacagcctcagatacacactcaggactacagcctcagatacacacactcaggaaaacagcctcagatacacactcaggactacagcctcagatacacacactcaggactacagcctcagatacacacactcaggactacagcctcagatacacacactcaggactacagcctcagatacacacactcaggactacagcctcagatatacactcaggactacagcctcggatacacacactcaggactacagcctcagatacacactcaggactacagcctcagatacacacactaaggactacagcctcagatacacactcaggactacagcctcagatacacacactcaggactacagcctcagatacacacactcaggactacagcctcagatacacactcaggactacagcctcagatacacacactcaggactacagcctcagatacacactcaggactacagcctcagatacacacactcaggactacagcctcagatacacacactcaggactacagcctcagatacacacactcaggactacagcctcagatacacactcaggactacagcctcagatacacacactcaggactacagcctcagatatacactcaggactacagcctcagatacacacactcaggactacagcctcagatacacacactcaggactacagcctcagatacacactcaggactacagcctcagatatacacactcaggactacagcctcagatacacacactcaggactacagcctcagatacacactcaggactacagcctcagatatacacactcaggactacagcctcagatacacactcaggactacagcctcagatacacacactcaggactacagcctcagatacacacactcaggactacagcctcagatacacacactcaggactacagcctcagatacacacactcaggactacagcctcagatacacacactcaggactacagcctcagatacacactcaggactacagcgtcagatacacactcaggactacagcctcagatacacacactcaggatTACAGccccagatacacacactcaggactacagcctcagatacacacactcaggactacagcctcagatacacacactcaggactacagcctcagatacacacactcaggactacagcctcagatacacactcaggactacagcctcagatacacacactcaggactacagcctcagatacacactcaggactacagcctcagatatacacactcaggactacagcctcagatacacactcaggactacagcctcagccTCAACCTGACATATGATACACACACTATaactacagacagtacagtataactacagacagtacagtataactACAGACAGCACAGTATaactacagacagtacagtataactacagacagtacagtataactacagacagtacagtataactacagacagtatagtataactacagacagtacagtacaactacagacagtatagtataactacagacagtacagtataactacagacagtacagtataactacagacagtacagtataactacagacagtacagtaaaactctcttcccttcatctatctatctatctatctatctatctctctatccatctatctgtctcgctctctctctctctctctctctctctctctctctctctctctctctctctctctctctctctctctctctctctcaattcgtTTCAAGGGgatttattgacatgggaaacatatgttaacattgccaaagcaagtggagtagataatatacaaaagtgaaatatacaataaaaatgaacagtaaacatgacaTTAAGTtccccccatctctttctctgtcgctctctccctccctctctcttctctctctccctccctctctcttccctctctcttctctctccctccctctctcttctctctctcttctctctctcttccctctccctccctctctcttctctctctcttccctctctcttccctctctcttgcaGCTCATAATATGTGAACCGATGTGACAAGGCAGACCTTGtttttatcctctctctccctctctctctcttccctctccctccctctctctccctctctctccctctctctccctctcttccctctctctccctctatctccctctctctctcttctctctctcttccctctctcttgcaGCTCAAAATATGTGAACCGATGTGACAAGGCAGACCTTGTTTTTATcctctctctgcatctgtctctGGAACCTACTGGTTGCCATGGAGAATAGTGTTGAACATGCCGTACAGAACCTttcctctctctcgtttctccatatatctctctccctgcctctctctacctccctctctctacctccctttctctccatccctctctctacctccctctctctacctccctctctatccatccctctctctacctccctatctctacctccctctctctcatccctctctctccctctctctcccttcctctccatccctctctctacctccctctctctacctccctctctctccatccctctctctacctccctctctctcatccctctctctccctccctccctatccatccctctctccctctacctccatccctctctccttccctccctccctctctctccctccctctctctacctccctctacctcccctgcTGTTTCTCTTGCGCCCCCCTCTAGGTAGCCTAGCAGTGTCAGAAGTTAGCTAGCATTGCTAGCCCTGTGAGATGTTAGCTAGCCTAGCAGTGTCAGATGTTAGCTAGCATTGCTAGCCCTGTTAGATGTTAGCTAGCCTAGCAATGTCAGATGTTAGCTAGAATTGCTAGCATGCGTCTAGCATTTGATGATAGTTTTCTGCTAGCACCGTTAGCACCGTTGGCTGGCTCTTTGCTCCGCCACTCTGTGTTGGtctgctgggctgctggcagaAACAGCAGACCACTATAATATTACAGTAGTATTGCCGAGCAGCACTGTAACGGTGTAGAAACACGTGGTAACAATAAGAGAGTCCTATTTTGCGAATTTGGGTCCAGCAGTACAGGCTGAGGCTTCATCAATTACAGTAAATGAATAGTAGTTGAACAGAGACTAGAagaaaaagagaagaagaaaaaacaacaTTCTTTTATCCTTCGATCAGGTCTATTGTTTTGGAGGAGCCCCCGCCTCTCACACTGCATCACGCTTCAGTGATCCGGGTTACGCGGAACGGGATATGTCAGAAACAGGCGCTGTGCTCGAtccgctgtccatggtgctgaaactgAAACTGAGctttaagaaaaaaatatatattaaccGTCGGGAATTCCTCCTCCTCTATTTCTCCCCCCCCTCGCAGCCCCCCCCCAGCGGCTACATAAACAGCCCACATCTCAGACCTTACATCTGTCCTCAATAGGTTATGTGGGGTTTTATTCGAGGTTGAATGGAAATACAGCGGCGGGAGAATCTGTTATTGTGGGAGCGTTCCAgggagaaggaatgagagggTTCTATCAGATGGGACCAGGCTGGAATATATTACCCTACAGGCCAATGATCCGAgtccccccctcactctctctctctctctctctctctcttctctttctcttctctctctctctctctctctctctctctctctctctctctctctctctctctctctctttctttctctctctctctctctctctctctctttctctctctctctctctctctctctctctctctctctctctctctctctctctctctctctctctctctctctctctctctctctctctctctctctctctctctctctctctctctctctctctctctctctctctctctctctctctctctctctctctctttctctctctctctctctttctttctctctctctctctttctctctctctctcactctctctctctttctctctctctctctctctctctctctttctttctttctctctctcttttctctctctctctcactctctctctttctctctcttctctctctctctctctctctctctctctcttcactctctctctctctctctctctctctctctctctctctctctctcttctttctctctttctttctctctctctctctctttctctctctctctctctctctctctctctctctttctctctcttctctctctctctcactctctctctctttctctctctccctctctctctctctctccctctctctctctctttctctctctctctccctctctctctctctctctctctctctctacccctctctctctctgtctctccctctctctctctctctctcgctctccctctctctctctctctctacctctctctccctctctgtctctctctctctctgtctctctctctctctttctctctctctctctcgctttctctcaatTCATTTAAATTCTTACCGCTTTATTTTCATGGGaaaaatatgtttacattgcccaatgcaagtgaaatagataataaacaaaagtaaaactaGACAattaaaaaatgaacagtaaacattacaattACAAGTTTCAAGGGAATTGACATATTTCACATGTCTtattatggctatatacagtgatatactggtgtgcaaatagttaaagtacaaaatggaaaataaataagcataaatgtgggttgtatttacaatggtgtgtgttcttcaatggttgcccttttcttgtgggaacaggtcacaaatcttgctgctgtgatggcacactgtttccacctcattttgtgggcagtgagcacatagcctgtcttctcttgagagccaggtctgcctacggcggcctttctcaatagcaaggctatgctcactgagtctgtacatagtcaaagctatccttaattttgggtcagtcacagtggtcagctattctgccactatgtactctctgtttagggccaaatagcattctaaatTGCTCCTTTTTTTTGAAAAtgctttccaatgtgtcaagtaattttatcttggttttctcatgatttgattgggtctaattgtgttgctgtcctggggctctgtggggtgtgtttgtgtttgtgatcagagccccaggaccagcttgcttaggggactcttctccaggttcatctctctgtaggtgatgactttgTTAAAGAagttttgggaatcgcttccttttaggtggttatagaatgtaatgtctcttttctggattttgataattagtgggtatcggcctaattctgctctgcatgcattatttggtgttctacgttgtacagaGGATGTTTTGGCAGAATTCTGCAcacagagtctcaatttggtgtttgtcccattttgtgaatgattggttggtgagcggatcccagacctcacaaccataaagggcaatgggttctttaactcattcaagtatttttagccagatacTAATTGATATgtcgagtctctctctctctctcttgatctcgCTCTCATAAATGTAAAAGGGAACAGAGACAAGAGGTATGAATCAACAATACTAGAAGTCCTTGCACAGACATAAGCCTGCTTGACGATCCTGTGGCTCTATTCTCTACTGTGGCTATAACACGTGATGCATGTAAAGTACTGTACTCTGTGTGTGAGGTCTTAGAATCAGTCAGCTTTAAAGGTTATCAACACATCCTAATAGCCAGGGACAGATAATGGGCTATAGGGAGAGGAAATGACTGAgtcccaaatgaaaccctattctctatatagtgtactactttggaACAGCTCCCGTGCACCATCAAGGGAACAGTGTTTCATTTTGGGAAATAGTTTAAATACCACCATTGTCTCTCCTGAACGGAGGGATTTAAGCTCATATCTCATATCCCATGTtagagacactccatttagtttGATATGTTACGTTCTGGATGGTGTGTTTTCACTTGCAAAAACGTTCAATATGTTAAGAATTCCAATTTGttctggctaatgttagctaggtggctaatgctaacgttagctggctggctaacattagcacggctaggggttagggttaaggttagggataaggttacGAGTTAGGTTGAAGGGTTTAAGGTTAACGGAagagttagctaaaagggttaaggttaggattaggggaagggttagctaacattgcTAATTAGTTGCTAATCAGCTAAAAAAGTAGTAAGAAGTTGACAAGTTGCTAGTTAGCTAAAACACGATAGTTTTATAGACTAGACGTTCGCGTTATGAACCTACTCATGCACACCGACCAACCACTGTCCTTTCGTtgttgccttaagtaaccttctgtcttatgtaactctaccaaacgtaacatatcatactgttTTGAGAGTCCCAGATGTACTtgtactatgttatgtctagtctatgagagaCCAGGCTAGATATCCTACACCAGCCTCCAGAGGGAGAAAGACGTTCAGAGTTGGAACCTTTTAGGCCTGAAGACTATAGACATTCCTCAGCTGACCCCCAAGCCATATATCCTGTCAGCTGATTCTGTCTCGTGTTAAACCCCTGGTGTAAAACTCCCTAATGTAAAACTCCCTGgtactccctggtgttaaactCCCTGGTAATAAACCCCCTGGTGTTAAAGCCCCTGGTGTTAATtccctggtgttaaacccctTGGTGTTAAATCCCCTGGTGTTAAACCCTTGGTGTTAAATCCCCTGGTGTTAAACCCCTGGAGTTAAATACCCTGGTGTTAAACCCTGGTGTTAATTCCCCTGGTGTTAAACCCCTTGGTGTTAAATCCCCTGGTGTTAAACCCCTTGGTGTTAAATCCCCTGGTGTTAAACCCCTGGTGTTAAACCCCTTGGTGTTAAATCCCCTGGTGTTAAACCCCTGGTGTTAAACCCCTTGGTGTTAAATCCCCTGGTGTTAAAACTGGTGTTAAACCCTTGGTGTTAAATCCCCTGGTGTTAAACCCTTGGTGTTAAATCCCCTGGTGTTAAACCCTTGGTGTTAAATCCCCTGGTGTTAAACCCCTGGTGTTAAACCCCTTGGTGTTAAATCCCCTGGTGTTAAACCCCTGGTGTTAAACCCTTGGTGTTAAATCCCCTGGTGTTAAACCCTCTGGTGTTAAACCCTTGGTGTTAAATCCTGGTGTTAAACCCCTGGTGTTAAACTCCCTGGTGTGAAACTCCCTGGTGTCAAATCCCCTGGTGTTAAATTCCCTGGTGTTAAACTCCCTGGTGTCAAACCCCTGGTGTTAAATTCCCTGGTGTTAAACTCCCTGGTGTCAAACCCCTGGTGTTAAATCCCATGGTGTTAAACTCCTGGTGTCAAACCCCCTGGTGTTAAATCCCTTGGTGTTAAATCCCTTGGTGTTAAACCCCCTGGTGTTAAATCCCTTGGTGTTAAACCCCCTGGTGTTAAATCCATTGGTGTTAaactccctggtgttaaacccctTGCTGTTAAATCCCCTGGTGTTAAACCCCTTGCTGTTAAATCCCCTGGTATTAAATCCTCTGGTGTAAAATCCCTTGGTGATAAACCCCTTGCTGTTAAATCCCCTGGTGTTAAATCCCCTGGTGTTAAACCCCCTGGTGTAAAATCCATTGGTGTTAAATCCCCTGGTGTTAAATCCCCTGGTGTTAAATCCCTTGGTGATAAACCCCTTGCTGTTAAATCCCCTGGTGTTAAATCCCCTGGTGTTAAACTCCTTTCTGTTAAATCCCCTGGTGTTAAATCCCTTGGTGTTAAATCCCTTGGTGTTAAATCCTTTGGTGTTAAACCCCCTGGTGTTAATCCCTTGGTGAGTGctactaccagtcaccttgtctTGGGGACAGGGGAACACCTACTAGTCTATATGATGCTGGAAGCCATGGCCCAACTAGACATGTATCTAACGTCATAATTCCTCAAACTATTGAAACCATAGTGTAATCACCGTGATGAAAATCCTGGACCACAGAATGGCAGACACAGAAAACAAGGTTCAATTGTATGTTAAATACACTTCTGTTGACATACTAAATGTGATCCAATAAGAATAATAATGTGTTTTTATCAAGCAGACCCACTATAGGTGTTTACGTGGGAAGAGACCCCAGCCGTTACATCACATGATGCAGCTGATAACCACGTCTTATCATTGGAGGAAATTTCCTGTTGGTGCCACTACCGAGTGAGGCACCGCATCTCAGCGCAGGAGGCGTCACTATAGTAcccggttcgaatccaggctgtatcacatctggccgtgagtaggagtcccatagggcggcgcacaatcgtCGTCCGGGGTTGACCGgaggaggccgtcattgtaaataagaacgtgTCGTTAATAACTGACGAGCCGAGTTAAGTAAAGGATGCTAAAATAAACTCCCCGGTCACATATCCAGAGATGAAAACAGTCAAATAGATCACCCATAGTGTCGTTCAACCCCGTTTCTCCGTCCTCGTCAATTTACCTAAAATGTCATTGGCTCGCATCACCGTTTCGATTAGCTCCGTTTGCCAGAGGGATTTAAATATATCTCAACCAGTCGCGCCACCGTACAATGACTCGGGTTTTTACAGCAGAGGTGGCTTACCCAATGATCTGTTGTTTTGGTgctgccggtgtgtgtgtgtgtgtgtgtgtgtgtgtgtgtgtgtgtgtgtgtgtgtgtgtgtgtgtgtgtgtgtgtgtgtgtgtgtgtatttgtggcagcaggtgttatagtacagtatgtcTGCATTGCGTCGAACCgcttcccctccccttctctcccactcctctcttacgctctctctatctctctctccccgtcttccgcctccctccccacctctctctcgctctatctctctatctctctctctccgtcttccgcctccctccccacctctctctcgctctctctcttctctgtatgaAATCCTGCAACATGCGTTCACATTATTTAAGTATTATATTGGCTGTGGCTCAGTGATGCCTTAAACCCCCGGTGTTTGTCAGGTGCTACATGTTTATCTCGGCGGGGAGAATGGGTGCGTTACAGCGGTGCGTCTTGGGACGGCCGCGTCATGTTGAGTTCTAGCTGTTCTACTGCACCAAACCAGGAGAGGAGAGCTTTCTAACGTTGCGTTTCTGCTGATGCGGCAAACTGCAGTGCAGAGCAGAGCCGGGAAGGGAAATGGTTGTGtgattctgctctctctctctctctcactgccccaCTAACGTGTTCAGCTCAAACCTTCTCACTCACACCATCCTAATTTCACGACCACGCCGCTGGAGAGCGCAGCCACGCGTGACGGTCAAAAGACCAAGTGGGAACTACTCGTCGGTGTTGCCGTCCGTTGGAGCGGAGATCAAGTTAACGGcgttctttcttttctttctttcctaTTATATTTCATTCTCTCTATTCCTCGTTCGTACCGTTTCTTCAGCATGGTTTTAAATTGCCTGTCAAGAGATTTACGCTTCTTCCAAGGCGGTTCAGAGCCGTTCGGTACCTCAAGAAGGTCGCCCTAGTCGACATTGGAAGCAAATAACACCGGAATAACGTGGATGATATTAACGGTCGCCCCAGTCGAGGTTAGAAGCCAATAACACGGGAATAACGTGGATGATATTAACGGTCGCCCCAGTCGAGGTTAGAAGCCAATAACACGGGAATAGCGTGGATGATATTAACGGAGACAGTACAGTCTATGAATATTTCACCGGAGCTCGTACTGTACAGTGCAGTAAAGTGATATCCGCCACCTTTAAAACAAAACGCCGGGACTGTAAAGTTGTAGCCGTGGCTGGCGGGTGCACCACCACCAAACGGAAATCCAGGTAATTAATAACAGAGCCGACAGTTCGGTCATTATTAATGTATCTTTATTGACGGTCGTTATTGTCATTGGTGTTGTAGTTATTACAAGGTAATAGGTGTTCAGTGTGTAGAGGGTTTGTACACTGGACGGAGATGCAGAGGGTGGGCAGTAGTAGTGAAACTGGAATAATGATGTATGCGATATACAACCCAGTTGTCTCCATATCACAGTGTTGTTGTCTCCTGGATGTCCTCTATGCTGGTCAACCTGTTCCTGTTAGGTGGGcgtcctctccccccccccacccccacgctGCTGGGGGggcgtcccccccccccccacgctgtTAGGTGGGCGTCCTCTCCCCCCAACTAGACTACAGCATGTCACAAACACTGAGATAACTCTGCTAAGCTGGAAAaaaagatctctctctctctcttgcgttTGATTCCTTTTATTTCTcactcttcccttcctccctccgaCTAGGTGGAAGacgaaggagaagaagaagaaggaggagcaGCAATGGAGGACTCCTCGGAGAGAGGAGCAAGAGAGCCTTAAGGGGAGCGGCGCTTGGCCCTCTGCCTGCCTGGCCCGGGTGAATGCAAGGGGGGTTTCTatcagacagaagagagagaggggagaaatctGAGGCGCGCAGTGAGAGCTACTGGATGCCTGCCCCCACCGGGCTGAGCCGAGCATCTCCTGCCGCATAGCGCTGCGCTGAGCCCGGGCAACACCGCCAGGATGACTGTGGTGGCCGGAGATAACATGGATGAGACGTCCACCATGCCGGGGCACCTGCAGGACACCTACCCACCAGACCACGGGGACCACGAGTGCTGCGAGAGGGTTGTCATTAACATCTCAGGGCTGCGCTTCGAGACCCAGTTAAAAACACTCAGTCAATTCCCTGAGACGTTGCTAGGTAACCCCAAAAAGAGAATGCGCTACTTCGATCCGCTTAGAAACGAGTACTTTTTTGACCGGAACCGGCCGAGTTTTGACGCTATTCTATATTACTACCAGTCCGGAGGGCGGTTGAGGAGGCCCGTTAACGTTCCTCTGGATATGTTCTCGGAGGAGATCAAGTTTTACGAGCTCGGGGCAGAGGCCATGGAGAAGTTTCGAGAAGACGAAGGTTTTATTAGAGAAGAGGAAAAAGCGCTACCAGACAAAGAGTTTCAACgacaggtctggttgctgtttGAATACCCGGAGAGTTCGGGACCCGCCAGAGGGATAGCTATAGTATCGGTGATGGTTATCTTAATTTCAATAGTCATATTCTGTTTGGAGACGCTGCCAGAACTCAAAGAGGACCCCAGGGGTAGGATGGAAACTGTAGGCAACGTGACATTCTATTACAAACCAAATATTCTCACTGATCCTTTCTTCATAGTGGAGACCCTGTGTATCATCTGGTTCTCCTTTGAGTTGATTGTGCGGTTCTTCGCCTGCCCGAGCAAGGCAGCTTTCTTTAAAAACATGAtgaatactatagacatagtAGCTATCATACCCTACTTCATCACGCTGGGCACCGAGCTGGCAGAGGAccaggaggggaaggagaaaccAAGTGAGCAGGCCGCGTCTCTGGCCATCCTCAGGGTCATCCGACTGGTCAGGGTGTTCAGGATCTTCAAGCTGTCCAGACACTCCAAGGGGCTTCAGATATTAGGACAAACCCTCAAAGCCAGTATGAGAGAGTTGGGGCTGCTCATTTTCTTCCTCTTCATCGGAGTCATCCTCTTCTCCAGCGCTGTCTATTTCGCCGAGGCGGAGGAGAAGGAATCTTTCTTCACAAGCATCCCTGACGCATTCTGGTGGGCCG
This DNA window, taken from Oncorhynchus masou masou isolate Uvic2021 unplaced genomic scaffold, UVic_Omas_1.1 unplaced_scaffold_443, whole genome shotgun sequence, encodes the following:
- the LOC135535095 gene encoding potassium voltage-gated channel subfamily A member 1-like translates to MTVVAGDNMDETSTMPGHLQDTYPPDHGDHECCERVVINISGLRFETQLKTLSQFPETLLGNPKKRMRYFDPLRNEYFFDRNRPSFDAILYYYQSGGRLRRPVNVPLDMFSEEIKFYELGAEAMEKFREDEGFIREEEKALPDKEFQRQVWLLFEYPESSGPARGIAIVSVMVILISIVIFCLETLPELKEDPRGRMETVGNVTFYYKPNILTDPFFIVETLCIIWFSFELIVRFFACPSKAAFFKNMMNTIDIVAIIPYFITLGTELAEDQEGKEKPSEQAASLAILRVIRLVRVFRIFKLSRHSKGLQILGQTLKASMRELGLLIFFLFIGVILFSSAVYFAEAEEKESFFTSIPDAFWWAVVSMTTVGYGDMYPVTIGGKIVGSLCAIAGVLTIALPVPVIVSNFNYFYHRETEGEEQAQLLNVSNQDLNSDSNSSRRSSNSIASKSEYMEIDEGINNSIDNFRDANLRTANCTPVLNQNCVNKGKLLTDV